The region CAAATACTGCTGAAACAGCCGACAAGAATTAAGGATAGTGGACCATATGTGCTAACGACTATGAATATGGTATGCATAATACATATTAACTGTCAGATTTCTTGCCCCTGATGTAACATCCTGAATTTTAGGAGTACGATTTAAGAGTTTAAAGTGTAAGTTCGAAGAAGGGGCTCGACGAGTATGTAcgattactcgccgagtcggagcgggtttgggtcgcgaattaagtgaccaactcaccgagtcggaagctggactcgacgagttggtgctgggatgagaaaaaccctaatcttagggtttgcaccctatttaaaggacttaatgtcctcccttcagctcccttagccccctttgagatctagtaaaccctagctcgtgtgtataaggccattggagggagattgaagctttgagaggtgttctagtggaagaattgaagatcaaaagggtttgcatcaagaaagtagtgtagatccagaatctactgcagttttgggcacatcttggaggCAATGAGTTGTTACCtttcctttgttgcttctagatttattcttgaatgagatttagggccattttggtatgattGGGATCCACTTCGGGTTTggactccagatctgaggtagctacttcagatctagacttgtattggtccagaaagtcataaagcatcaCTTATTGAATCGtgggtgaagcccttttgtccaaaacccaagccctagtgtgttttgggcctatatctctttggtttcacgtaaagtttgcaactttatgtgagggatagattgtagaagggtggatctgTGGATTGGAGCCTCaacatggcttgaaaagccactATATGGGTTAAggactggagagactcggcgagtcacatgggtgtactcgacgtgttGTATGAACATAagcatggaatcggcgagttggaagaacaactcggcgagtcagttgaagattgccttgacctcggcgagtctattcttggactcagggagtctggtcgcagaacccaACCTCTattggttaaagctttggattagtgagtcggttggcgactcagtgagttggtcaggatggAATTccgagatcgttggactcgacgagtcttggggcgactcggcgagttgagtcgtattaTGGTAGTTtttgagtatagggactcgacgagtcgacgggttgactcggcgagtagaatcaaccgggaaggttgactttgactgaggacgttgactttgaccttcaggggtattatggtaatttggatatttatgtcaGTAGTTATTGATggatataggtgttggagtttgagGCAGTGCTTCGGGATTGTGCTCTCGTGATTcggttcggcagttgcaaggtgagttatcctcactatatcaatagggtctaaggcaccaaggccggcccttttagttgttatcgtggttacagtatgctacatgtggttatgatatgttagatcagtatctggatagacagtatgttgtcatgctcttatgatccgttaggattggtatgttagtgacttggttaggtcggtgttttggttatgagagattactatgatcgacgatctgtgagatagttatatctgatatATGTACGTGTACTGTttgatgtgcttattgatctgttTAGATCGGTGTCCTGGTAATTAGGACAATATTATGTTattgacctggtttaggtcggtatcctggtatatatgatgatgctatgttagtgagctggtttaggtcggtatcctggtatataggatgatgttatgttagtggtcggttaggtcggtatcctggttgggatgttgatatgctatgtgatctgttagactgtttgtcttgttaaggatttgttatgtgattaattgttttatgtgcacatagttgtttgacgggggttgggttgcagcgggtcctactttgtgttgtaggccagcATACCCAGGGCATACCAGATAtttcgaaggcccagcgagcggtccggataggctgaatgccccaagagggcggaccaggcgtgccgaggctcggagagtgtaCTAGTTTGACTGAAGGCCCGATATGGGCGAAccggtcatactgtagactcgatgtatatggctagaatcGGAGGTTGGACCAGTtggactaaaggcccggtgcgggcggaccagtcacacagtagacccgatgtgcatggctattctatttgtgatatgttatgagtatgttgatgtgtggttggtattttgggggtaactcactaagcttttgggcttacagttcagtgtattgtttcaggtacttcaggagatcgtggcaaggcgaaggcgtgatcgtaccgctcctcatgttttatgatttatgtgatatggttctggggaaatactctgatgtttaaactattttgaaaacaaatgtatgaacGTAATGGTTTTGAatggattaaaatgttttaatttggctcgaattttatgggtgttacacctgAACCAAGTTCATTACGTAATTTCATACTTGGAGATCGTCCGGGCTCACCATATGGAAACAAAATTAGATAATGCAGAGGCATATAGGTAGGATGGAGTTTGTTAATATGTTGAGGCGGACCAGAATTGGAATGAATGACAATGTTGTAGCGTCCACCAGCATTATCGTCGCCACTAACAATACAACCCAATGACCCAGGTGTATGTAAATCATACCTCCGATCACGAACATCATTAAACAACCTAACATAATATGATGGCATATTCATCTCGTCAGCAAGCTGTTTCGCAATCTTAAAGGTCCGCACATATTCATTATTGTTTTTGAGAAAAGATACTAAAAATCTAACAATGCCCTCATCCAAAGCATTTGCGCGAGGATTCTGAAACGATCTCAACCTGTTCCGAACCTCGTTAGCCGTATCGAACAAATATAACTGAAGAAATCTAGGCCCTTTTATAGGATCCAGACAGAGAGAACCTATCTTATGGCTAATCTAACCTGAAACCTTGAAAACGTACGGGCCGGCCATGAAGGGTAGCAAACCCAGCAGGAACAGCTGACGACATGCTACAATCGGCGGTGACAACCGAGGGCCCAACATTAGGAGATGAACGCTTCCGCAAACCGTCCATAACCAACGTCACAAGGGAAAAAACCagaaaaacaacaaaaaagaagaaaacaaaCAGCAGCAACCGAAGTAACATGAAAAGCGTACAAAAAACTGAAGAATTTACCTGCAACAACAAAAAGGAACAGAACAAACAAAATGGAGAGGATGGATGGAGCGAAGTAAGAGCCGTCTACAGTTTAGAACAACACAGGTCGGTGAAGAAAGTATCATCGACAGTTTAGATAAGGATGAGAAAAGGAGGACACATGGGATAAGATTTTTAACAAACAACAAAAACGACCCCAAACAAAAAATGATAACACGAAGGACCAATCTTGCCAAAATAGCCAACAGTTTACTCAAATTTATCctcttctttaatatatatatatatatatatatatatatatatatatatatatatatatatatatatatatatatatgactttttATTAGATATATATAGGTGTTCAAGTAAACGACAAAAGTTATATTAACGTGTTAGAGGTAATGAATATAAAAGTTCGAATTAAAACAACAATAAAAAGTAGTAATTATTTGTATTTATTGACATTTTTATACGATATAAAGATAGATTTCACGCcataaaaacaaaaatgtttgTTTTGAAAGGGGATGGAAGATAAAGTTACGGAGGACAAGAGCCGAGCATGGCGATCATTCATTCCTTTCAGTCCTATCTGAACTTGCGAAGCCACACTCATGGCCATTCCACACATCACCGATTAACGACTATAAGTAGATGCAAACCCAAACTCAATTCCATATCTCGAATTGCTTGCTCAAGCTCAAGCTCAAGTTCCAGTCACAGCAATGCATTACTCTTTGAAGCAGCTAAACACACGGTAAtttcaaaactttttatttttgagtTCGCACTTCCTATTTCAAATCTGATTTGAATGCTCATCTAACTGTGTTCGATACGTATCTACAACCAAATACCTCATCGATTAATTCAATATATTGTGGAAAAATCACATGAATTTCTTAAATACGCGCAAGTAGATTCTAACAAGTTTTCTTTTCTAACATTGTATATAACCGAAACCGATTTAGGTAACTCGAAACATTTTTGGGAATTGGATTCTGATTTTGTGATATTCGAGTGTGATGATTAATACTATTTGATACAGGTGGATACATATGTGGAAAGTGGCATGGTGGTTGGATTAGGATCTGGTGCAGCCTCATCTTTGGCAATACATTATTTGGGTCAGAAACTTAGTGTTGGTCAATTAAAAGATGTTGTTGGAATACCCACGTGAGTCTAATTCTTTATTTAGATTTTAGATACATGTGTTGTGTTGGaactttttttatgttttttttttctgtgaTTGTTGAATCTTGTTTTTTTTCCTTTGAGTGATGCTGCAGATCTGTTGGAAGTGCAAGTGATGCAGCAAAAGCAGGAGTACCCTTGCATCAGTACCAACATAGTTTACAAGTGTGTGAATGCACTTTTGTCACTTTCTTTTTTGCaaaaagacgtgaatgccctcCTTATCCAAAATACCCCTTCAAACCATTCCTATAACATACATGTCCATGTCCAAGACATTGATTAATCAGTTTTCCTTAGTAAATTAGAGtggttaattttttattttatttgatttttttgaatGATAAATATAGTCACTTTTTGAGTTGTAGATTGATTTTACATTCAATGATGCTGACATCATGGAAGAAGTAAGCCTAAATGCAGTTATTGGGCGCCAGAGACTTGAGGGGGATGAGTCTATAATTGAAGAGAAGGtccttaaacttttttttttattaaataatgtaTATAGTGGAGTTAAAACTACACATTGCGTTAACCTATAATTTGAAAACAGTTCAAATTTGAAATATTAAAACAGGGTTAGATGTGTAATTATGCAACAATGTTTCACACTCTTTCCAAATTATGATTTCTATACAAATATGCTTATGGCCAAAAGATGCAATATTTTACTAGTAACTTATTTAACCAGTTGAAGCAATTGTTGCATAaataagtagaaaaaaaaaaagtgaaacatTGTTCGATAAATTGTCAAAAGATGTGGTTGCATATTGTCTTAGAATCCAATTTGTTCAAAAATTTGTAAAAAGGTGAAACAAGAAAAGTAGAAACTTCTAGTGTTTAATCATTATTTTGTTTCTTGTTTTTTTGTTGTTATGAGGAAAATACCAGTAACATGTTATTTTATGTTGTGTACAGAAAATATTAGATGTGACAAAGAATCTTGTTCTAATGGTGACTGAAAAACAGTACAAAAGTGGTGTTGAGGGTTCGATCCCTGTTTTAGTCAACTCTGTAAGTCTCTGTAACTGTTAATGATTGAAAATAAAATTAACTTCATCTCTATAATATATATAAGATTACATTTATGGTCCTTGAGTTTAGCTTATTTTTCCAATTTTAGTCCACATAAGGTTTTCTGTAgtcattttggtccttattttgcTTGAAGAAGCTTAATGATTTTGGTCATTGCGCTAAGCCTCCACTTAATTACACGTATGCAAGAAAAGGGAAGAAAATTGTTgaggggtaatttgggaaaagTCTTGCATTGGGTTTGTTTTTATCAGTATAAGAAGTAGTAATGAGAACATTTTTGTGGCATCTTTTTGTTGAATTGCGAGGGTAGGGTTGTCTTTTTGATATTATTATCTGAATTTTGAATCCATTGACGTTGCAATTCttcatttcttgtgagttttCTGTTAAGCTAAGTGAAATCAGGAGGAACTTAGCAAATTGTTCCAAGTTAAATGAAAAACAATTTatgcaattaaatttaaataaaaaaattaatttaaaaaagggTGACTGTCATTTTACTTGTTCCATTAAGCAAGCAAAAAGCCAGGAGAAAACTTTttgagacaaaattgcaaaaaaaaaaaaaaaaaaaaaagaaagaaaaaaagaaaaagctAAACTCAGggagcattatatatatatatatatatatatatatatatatatatatatatatatatatatatatatatatatatatatatatatatatatggttaagaGTTACATTTCAGGTGGGGTGGATGGAGACTGCAGAAgagattgatgatctttttgtaGGAGATGCTGAGGTatgcaaaagaaaagaaaagaaaaataattgAGTTATAATTAGGAAAAAGGAAAGAAGGAAAATACATCCATCTTTCTGTTGTGAATATATAtgtgtggtgtgtgtgtgtgtgtaaggtaTGGAGAAGAGCATGTATAGGGAGAGGGCATGCGGGCCCCACGGGGGGTGACTTTCCAGTAGTGACAAGAGAAGGACATAATGTTCTTGATGTCATATTTACATCCCCTATACCCAACCTTGGTAGTCACTCTATTTCATTCCCTAATAAGTAATAtcatatgaatatgaatatggtTTTAAGTTGTAATATTATTGTGGCTGCAGCTGAAATAGCAAAACTCCTTGACAACATAGATGGGGTTGCAGGCCATGGGATCATTACCAAAACCCCGTAagtctctctctcgctctctttgtttttttttttttttttttttttgagggaGGACTGGAGGGCATTTGCACAGACCAATATTTTTGGAGGTGGTCTTTATATATAATTACTTGTTGATTGCAGTTGTAGAGCAGTGATCGCTGCACAATCAGGGCTTTGCATCATTGATAATGCTACTACTACTGTAAATAACTACTAAATACTGATATCAGAAGCAGGGCTTGCTATAAATTGTATCAACTATATCTCCCTTCGTTTCATATATAAAacttaaatataattaaatataagaaatagcaacatacttacattCATAATGCTTACAATGCATAGCACGTCTTCATTCCTTCCTTTAAACACGATAAAAGGTCACTACAAGATCTTAAAAAGCAAAATAAAACTTCTCCCAACCGGCAAATTCCTTTCATTTTTTCCTAAGTCTTTGGTAGCATTCTTCAAATAACATATATTAATATTATGTATCAACAATGATAAAATCACCACCAAATGGAAACAACTTACTATAAATGGTGAGTTTGGTTTGTGGATTCTTGTGGATTGTGACGGATGTGAAATTCGAGATTTCATTCCATGATGTGGTTGGTTGTCTGATGAAgaacaaaaattagggtttgatgaAATAGGATCAAACAGAGAAAGATtgaaaagaagaagatgatgaaattAACTAATTGATTACACGATTAACACAATCTAAAAGATTGTTCAGGGAATCTCCCTCTCTTTAAGCCGAAAGCTTAAGAGCCAATACAAACACTATCAAATTTCTAGACATCCCCTTACTGTGACATTTCTCTCTATTTTTTATAATCCTAACCAACCTAGATGAATTTACTATTTTACCCCTTATTGGGGCTTCTAGATTCCTATCATTGTCAAATGGACGGAATTCAATTCCAGGATATTACTTCAAATGCCATGTTTGATCGCCTTTTATTATTCCCTCGAGTGGGTTGAAGAGATTTAA is a window of Lactuca sativa cultivar Salinas chromosome 1, Lsat_Salinas_v11, whole genome shotgun sequence DNA encoding:
- the LOC111905483 gene encoding probable ribose-5-phosphate isomerase 4, chloroplastic, whose translation is MAIIHSFQSYLNLRSHTHGHSTHHRLTTISRCKPKLNSISRIACSSSSSSSSHSNALLFEAAKHTVDTYVESGMVVGLGSGAASSLAIHYLGQKLSVGQLKDVVGIPTSVGSASDAAKAGVPLHQYQHSLQIDFTFNDADIMEEVSLNAVIGRQRLEGDESIIEEKKILDVTKNLVLMVTEKQYKSGVEGSIPVLVNSVGWMETAEEIDDLFVGDAEVWRRACIGRGHAGPTGGDFPVVTREGHNVLDVIFTSPIPNLAEIAKLLDNIDGVAGHGIITKTPCRAVIAAQSGLCIIDNATTTVNNY